The following coding sequences lie in one Crassostrea angulata isolate pt1a10 chromosome 10, ASM2561291v2, whole genome shotgun sequence genomic window:
- the LOC128165760 gene encoding TATA box-binding protein-like 1 has translation MTEVGERLPLESQGIEQVTNAQNILESDNGNSAEFNGFIPEEEPPTIDIIINNVVCSFNTRCHLNLRSIAMEGSHVEYRREQSMVNMKIRRPYTTATIWSSGKIVCTGATSEEESKIAARKFARKLQRLGYKVTFTNFRVVNVLGTCGMPFRIKIAGFSQKYPKDASYEPELHPGVTYKIKDPKATLKIFSTGSITVTAPCVANVQAAIEHIFPLVSEFKAEDREIVDKNLVAQEMKFIKKQRGSLQPAKPVSRFEEYQEVEMYDTDCSDEEFDSDESQD, from the exons ATGACGGAGGTTGGGGAACGCCTTCCGCTGGAATCTCAAGGGATAGAACAGGTCACGAACGCTCAGAACATTCTGGAATCCGACAATGGAAATTCTGCTGAGTTCAATGGCTTCATTCCAGAGGAGGAACCCCCAACAATTGACATCATCATCAACAATGTCGTCTGTAGTTTCAACACAAGATGTCATCTCAATCTTAGAAGTATTGCAATGGAAGGTTCACATGTTGAATACAGGAGAGAACAATCG ATGGTTAACATGAAAATCCGAAGACCGTACACAACAGCAACCATATGGTCCTCAGGGAAAATTGTTTGTACTGGAGCCACAag TGAAGAAGAATCAAAGATCGCTGCAAGGAAATTTGCCCGCAAGTTACAACGTTTAGGGTATAAAGTAACTTTCACCAACTTCAGGGTAGTAAATGTGCTGGGAACATGTGGCATGCCATTTCGTATTAAAATTGCTGGCTTTTCACAAAAGTATCCAAAGGATGCAAG TTATGAACCAGAATTACATCCAGGAGTaacttataaaataaaagacCCTAAAGCAAcactcaaaatattttccacagGAAGCATAACTGTTACAG CCCCATGTGTCGCAAATGTCCAAGCTGCCATAGAACATATTTTTCCTTTAGTGTCTGAATTTAAAGCTGAAGATAGAgaaattgtagataaaaaccTTGTAGCTCAAGAAATGAAATTCATAAAGAAACAACGAGGATCACTTCAGCCCGCAAAACCTGTATCGCGATTCGAAGAATACCAGGAAGTGGAAATGTACGACACAGATTGCTCAGATGAAGAGTTCGACAGTGACGAAAGTCAGGATTGA